Proteins encoded by one window of Enterococcus saccharolyticus subsp. saccharolyticus:
- a CDS encoding threonine/serine exporter family protein codes for MKVDQQERFDLVYDIGETLLKNGAEVKRVESTITHIAQAFGLENFDSYVSIHGIFLTSHPNAKNVHAKVRDTPISPISLGRIDAINTLSRHITEGKIGPTEARKQLTIIQQESFSSVPLKFVVYMFGSASFCYIFSGTLADACGALILGMILASYSLFIVPKLKLSQIIAYVTSSFLIFLQSFDDTRVCQ; via the coding sequence ATGAAAGTGGATCAGCAAGAACGTTTTGATCTCGTCTACGATATTGGTGAAACGTTATTAAAAAACGGAGCAGAAGTCAAACGGGTAGAATCAACCATCACCCATATTGCGCAAGCGTTTGGGCTAGAAAATTTTGATAGTTATGTCTCGATTCATGGCATTTTCTTAACCTCACATCCGAATGCCAAAAACGTTCATGCAAAAGTACGTGACACCCCGATTTCACCCATTTCATTGGGACGAATTGATGCCATCAATACCTTGTCGCGCCATATTACAGAAGGAAAAATCGGACCGACCGAAGCAAGAAAACAACTAACCATCATCCAACAAGAATCGTTCAGCAGTGTGCCTTTAAAATTTGTAGTGTATATGTTTGGTAGTGCAAGTTTTTGTTATATTTTCAGCGGGACATTAGCTGATGCCTGTGGCGCTTTGATTTTAGGAATGATTTTAGCTAGCTATAGTTTATTTATCGTTCCCAAATTGAAATTATCACAAATCATTGCCTATGTAACAAGTAGTTTTCTCATTTTTCTTCAATCGTTTGATGATACACGTGTTTGCCAATAA
- the rplT gene encoding 50S ribosomal protein L20 yields MARVKGGTVARKRRKKVLKLAKGYYGSKHTLFKTAQEQVMKSYSYAYRDRRQKKRDFRKLWIARINAAARMNGLSYSKLMHGLKVAEIDINRKMLADLAVNDASAFTALADQAKSALAK; encoded by the coding sequence ATGGCACGTGTTAAAGGTGGAACAGTAGCTCGTAAACGTCGTAAAAAAGTGCTTAAATTAGCAAAAGGATATTACGGTTCAAAACATACTTTATTTAAAACAGCTCAAGAACAAGTAATGAAATCATATAGTTATGCATATCGCGATCGTCGTCAGAAAAAACGCGACTTCCGCAAATTATGGATTGCACGTATCAACGCTGCAGCTCGTATGAATGGCTTAAGCTATTCTAAATTAATGCACGGTTTGAAAGTTGCTGAAATCGACATCAACCGCAAAATGTTAGCTGATTTAGCTGTAAACGATGCTTCTGCATTTACTGCATTAGCTGACCAAGCTAAATCTGCATTAGCTAAATAA
- a CDS encoding DJ-1/PfpI family protein, producing MQKVNFLVFDNFETLDLFGVVEIFGRLKETYELTFVSLKGGVVTSSQQTPIVTEPISTLDPSGILVVPGGLGTRKLVLDMQWLAHLKELSVQAAYVLTICTGSALLAKTGLIDGKQATSNKRAFDWVMSTNQAVKWQRKARWVVADKYYTSSGVSAGMDMALGFIADQHGKACAQKIAYDIEYVWNDCPDEDFFVGNKEENDEK from the coding sequence ATGCAAAAAGTAAATTTTTTGGTTTTTGATAATTTTGAAACTCTTGATTTATTTGGCGTTGTTGAGATTTTTGGTCGCTTAAAAGAAACCTATGAATTAACATTTGTTTCTTTGAAAGGTGGAGTGGTTACAAGTAGTCAACAAACACCGATTGTTACTGAACCAATTTCGACACTTGATCCTTCTGGTATTTTGGTTGTTCCGGGAGGTTTGGGAACGAGAAAATTAGTTTTGGATATGCAATGGTTGGCGCATTTAAAAGAATTAAGCGTGCAAGCAGCATACGTGTTAACGATTTGCACAGGTTCGGCTTTGTTGGCTAAAACAGGATTGATTGATGGAAAGCAAGCAACCAGCAATAAACGGGCATTTGATTGGGTTATGTCGACCAATCAAGCCGTTAAATGGCAACGAAAAGCACGTTGGGTTGTTGCTGACAAGTATTATACTTCTTCTGGCGTCTCGGCTGGAATGGATATGGCATTAGGCTTTATTGCCGATCAACATGGCAAAGCCTGTGCTCAAAAAATTGCTTATGATATCGAATATGTTTGGAACGATTGTCCAGACGAAGACTTTTTTGTTGGAAATAAGGAGGAAAACGATGAAAAATAA
- the tnpA gene encoding IS200/IS605 family transposase: MKKANESLSHTTWKCKYHIVFAPKYRRQVIYGKYKKSIGEIIRTLCERKGVEIIEANACKDHIHLLVSIPPKYSVSGFVGYLKGKSSLMIFDRHANLKYRYGNRKFWCRGYYVDTVGRNKKQIEEYIRNQVQEDYVADQLTLFEEYDPFTGQKNKKK, translated from the coding sequence ATGAAAAAGGCTAATGAAAGTTTATCACACACGACATGGAAATGTAAGTACCACATTGTTTTTGCACCAAAATATAGACGACAAGTGATTTATGGAAAGTATAAGAAAAGTATAGGTGAGATCATCCGAACATTATGTGAAAGAAAAGGAGTGGAGATCATCGAAGCAAATGCGTGCAAAGATCATATCCACTTACTCGTAAGTATCCCACCAAAATATAGTGTATCAGGTTTTGTAGGCTATTTAAAAGGCAAGAGTAGCTTAATGATTTTTGACAGACATGCGAATTTGAAGTATCGGTATGGGAACCGAAAATTTTGGTGTAGAGGGTATTACGTGGATACAGTAGGAAGAAATAAGAAGCAGATCGAAGAATACATTCGGAATCAAGTACAAGAAGATTATGTAGCAGATCAGCTAACATTGTTTGAAGAGTATGATCCGTTTACAGGACAAAAAAACAAGAAGAAGTGA
- the infC gene encoding translation initiation factor IF-3 — MTIAKDMMVNDGIRARELRLIDQNGEQLGVKSKAEALSIAERANLDVVLVAPNAKPPVARIMDYGKYRFEQQKKEREARKKQKVINIKEVRLSPTIDVNDFNTKLRNARKFLEKGDKVKASIRFKGRAITHKEIGQRVLDRLAEETTDIATVEQKAKMDGRSMFLVLAPKNEK, encoded by the coding sequence ATGACCATAGCTAAAGATATGATGGTAAATGACGGCATTCGTGCAAGAGAACTACGCTTGATTGATCAAAACGGTGAACAATTAGGAGTTAAATCTAAAGCAGAAGCATTAAGTATTGCTGAGAGAGCAAATCTAGATGTAGTATTAGTGGCTCCAAATGCGAAACCACCAGTTGCGCGAATTATGGACTACGGTAAATATCGTTTTGAACAACAGAAAAAAGAACGTGAAGCCCGTAAGAAGCAAAAAGTAATTAATATTAAAGAAGTGCGCTTAAGTCCAACGATCGACGTAAATGATTTCAATACTAAATTGCGTAATGCACGAAAATTCTTAGAAAAAGGCGATAAAGTGAAAGCTTCTATCCGTTTCAAAGGACGTGCCATTACCCATAAAGAGATTGGTCAAAGAGTTCTAGATCGTTTAGCAGAAGAAACTACTGATATTGCAACAGTAGAACAAAAAGCGAAAATGGATGGACGAAGCATGTTCTTAGTGCTTGCACCTAAAAACGAAAAATAA
- the rpmI gene encoding 50S ribosomal protein L35 gives MPKQKTHRGLAKRVKRTGGGGLKRARAFTSHRFHGKTKKQRRQLRKARMVSSGDFKRIRQQLARMK, from the coding sequence ATGCCAAAACAAAAAACTCACCGCGGATTAGCAAAACGTGTTAAACGTACTGGCGGAGGCGGATTAAAACGCGCTCGTGCTTTTACTAGCCATAGATTCCACGGAAAAACTAAAAAACAACGTCGTCAATTACGTAAAGCACGTATGGTATCAAGTGGCGATTTCAAACGTATCCGTCAACAATTAGCAAGAATGAAATAA